TAGGTTCCGAATGCTTCCCTGTGCTATATGCTGCCTTGTGATTTTAAAGACAGCAAAGCTGAGACCTTTGCAGTAGATTTCTCCATCCTTGTCCGCCAGAGTGGTCGACTCCAATCCCTTCCCACATTTGGCACAGCGGAAGCAGCTCTTGTGCCAGGACTGGGTGGGATGAAGAGGCGAGAGTTACAAAACGGAGACAGGAAAAATGTTATGTGTTCATTTCAGCGTAACCTATGGATCTAAGGTCTAACTGGAGACCATTTATAAAGGAGTGAATCAGGTTTAGTGTCTGCTCTCGTTTATGAGCATTAAGTCCACTTTGGGAGAGTGTCTGGCTGAGCGGGTTAGGCGTTAGCAgccggaaggttgtgggttcaataTGTCAGGCATATTAAACATATCACTTTCAGGCACATGAACAGGGTATGTAACCCCACCAACAGCTCCAGGGCTgctggagagcaagatgggatgtgTGAATATTGAATTTTGTTGTACTTGCAACTCGTACAGTGAAAATAAAGGCATCAGTTCTTCTAgatcagtgttttccaatcccgTCCTCAGGGACCTATGGacggttcacatttttgctccctcccagctccctgccagagagTCTGTGGGTagccgaggactggattgggtcGAGACCATCACAGCTGCAGCTACCCAGTCTGCCAGGAGGCATATCTCCCACTTACGTTTCCGCCCCCGATCACTTTCTCCGCAGCGTAGACCGCGGTGCAGCAGCGGGGGCACACGTCAGAGCCACCCGTCTTCTGGGCAAACTTGGATGGGTTGGGGTTATTAGTGGGCCGGTgaggtgcctgtctgaaaaggcAGCGTGATTGGGGAACATCTTCAGTGATAAAATATAGGGTTGCACTTCaattttgtgttgtttttcgATAGCTATTGTAAGCtgtacatttacaaaaaaatcattaactTGGATTTTAAAGTATTTTGAGGTGAAGGAAAAGCATAAATGAATTACAGTTCAACATGAGTTTTGGTTAAACTATTTTCTCCTAAATAAGCCTTCATATCCAGTCTGAGCTACCAGTGACATCATTTATCATGCACATAACGTTCACCTACATGGGGCTCACAAAAAATGTCACGTGTTATTTCTTACTGGTCAGGTTTAATTCCCAGTGCATCGCCTGTGTCCATGCTCAAAGTTCCGGCTCCCCCACCGTATCCATAGCCTTTTGGCCCATACTTCTTGCCGTAGCAGGACTTGCAGTAGATTTCATCAACATGGACTGCGACTGTCGTACTGTCCAGGTTCTTCTTACAAGTCACTGGAACAGGGCAGGGAGAGTAACACAAATTTCAGCCGGTTCCCATACATTTCCTTCAGTCCCCTAAGATTTTCTGTGCCAGGGAGAGCATGAAaagtacactcacacacacactcacacacacaaacacacacacacacacacacacgcacacactcacacatacaggtTTGTAAGTATAtaattgtggggactctccattcatttgtatggggaaaactctaatcctaacatgaggaccttaacccctacccaggcctaagcttaaccataagtaactaaactaaatatgagacttttggcatttttagtttttcaattGCATTCACAGtcttgtggggacctgaaaaacattaaaataacaggtttttatcacaatgtggggacatttggtgaatgaatatatgaatacaaacgtgtgtgcgtgtgtgtgtgtgtgtattattcCACAGCAGATGTGCCCCAGAAAACAGGAAAACGGATGAGCTGAAACTGGTGGTGTGGAAAATTTTAGGAAGTTCTGAAGAAGGGATTTATCCTGGGCATTTCCCGTGTATCCCGTGTGTTCATTGTGTGTCCATTGTGTGTCCATTGTGTGTCCCATGTGTCCTGCGTGTGTTTCCATGTGTCCCATGTGTGTCTCGTGCGTGTCCCATGTGTCTCCCGCATGTGTCCCATATGTCTCGTGTGTGTCTCATGTGTCCCATGTGTGTCCCATGTGTGTCTCATGTGTGTCCCATGTGTGTCTCATGTGTCCCATGTGTGTCCCACGTGTGTCCCATGTGTCCTGTGTGTCTCCCGCGTGTGTCCCATATGTCTCGTGTGTGTCTCATGTGTCCCATGTGTGTCTCATGTGTCCCAGGTGTGTTCCATGAGTGTCCTTGGTTTTCCAGGTTGTCAGTATGACAGTGAGGTTAAACAGACTGTGAGGTAGCTTATCTCCCAAGGTTCTTGGTACTTCACTGTGCCTAACAGCATTCCTGCAAGCCGCTAACACACTGGCCGCTGTCCTCCCACTGCGGGGAGATGGGCTGCATGGTGTCATTAGTGCCTCTCCTAAT
This genomic interval from Paramormyrops kingsleyae isolate MSU_618 chromosome 8, PKINGS_0.4, whole genome shotgun sequence contains the following:
- the LOC111853599 gene encoding cysteine and glycine-rich protein 1-like translates to MWSTLLSSVSLQGKHRRPAAQRSAQQRRRHSLPTQGPEPQRRQSSASLLDSPFASSEVLCKQPSSPVEMPFGGGNKCGCCQKTVYFAEEVQCEGKSFHKSCFLCMTCKKNLDSTTVAVHVDEIYCKSCYGKKYGPKGYGYGGGAGTLSMDTGDALGIKPDQQAPHRPTNNPNPSKFAQKTGGSDVCPRCCTAVYAAEKVIGGGNSWHKSCFRCAKCGKGLESTTLADKDGEIYCKGCYAKNFGPKGFGFGQGAGALAHSQ